In the genome of Candidatus Campbellbacteria bacterium, one region contains:
- a CDS encoding cold shock domain-containing protein: MNGVIKTLTDRGFGFISREGETKDLFFHSKELNGVTFEELKVGDVVSFDVVDGEKGPAATNVSRA, from the coding sequence ATGAACGGAGTTATCAAAACTCTTACAGATCGAGGATTTGGATTCATTTCTCGCGAAGGCGAAACAAAGGACCTTTTCTTCCACTCTAAGGAATTGAACGGCGTTACGTTTGAAGAATTGAAGGTTGGCGATGTTGTCTCCTTTGATGTTGTAGACGGGGAGAAGGGCCCTGCAGCAACAAACGTATCACGCGCATAA